In Flavobacteriales bacterium, the sequence GATATTATGAAAGTTTGTAGAGATGATACTGGACCAATAAAAGCAGCCAATGCAGGAGCTCAGACGTGGGAAATAACTAGTGCTGGAGATGGATGGGAAATGGGGGTAACTGAGGGAGGTTCTTCAGGATCGCCGCTGTTTGACCAAGATGGTAGAGTAATAGGTCAGTTGTATGGTGGTGGAGCTGCTTGTAGTGGAGTGGTCGATAATGACCTACATGATTATTACGGAAGATTTGGTGTTTCTTGGGATGGAGCATCAGCTAGCGAAAGGCTAAAAGATTGGTTAGACCCATCAAATTCCAATGTAAGTATATTGGATGCCTATCCACCTTTACAAGTCTATGCGTTAGATGCTGGCGTTTCGGTGTTGTTCCCAGAAGAAGAGTGCGCACAAACAAGCCTTACACCATCTATCAAATTAAGAAATGCTGGGACAACGACTTTAACCAGTGCAACTATTGTTTGGACGTTTAATGGTGGAGCAAGTTCAACGATTAATTGGGCAGGTAGTTTAGCTCAGGGACAAACAGAAGATATTTCTTTAGGAAGCTTAAGTTCAGGGAATAATGATTATACTATTGTCGCGACTGTAAGTTCACCTAACGGTGGGATTGATGAAAATTCAAATAACGATACTGTTTCTAGCACTTATACGCTATCAGCTAATAGTTTTGGAACAACTAAAGTTTATTTAGATGTATTAACCGATAATTATTCCAACGAAACAACTTGGGAGTTTAGGAATGCCAATGGAACTGTCATTCAAACAGGCGGGCCATATACCAATGATAATGCACATTATTTAGACACTTTTAATGTTTCGGTTAATGAGTGTTATGAGTTTGAAATATTCGATAGTGAAGCAGATGGAATCTGTTGCTTTTTTGGAAGTGGGAGCTATGAATTGAAGACAGATAATAATACAATCATCTCTCAAGGAGGGGAGTTTGGAGCCAATGAATTAACAGAGTTTACTGTAAGCTCAACCTCAGCCATTAATGAAGAGAAAGGAAAAGGTATAATTATTTACCCTAACCCAGTTGATGAACAATTAAATCTTGTTTCGGACGAAGTTGGAGTTCATACGTATACAATTTACAATGCTGTTGGACAAATTGTTGTTGCGGGGTCTTTTGTCTCGGCTGTTCAAATAGATGTTGCTAACTATCCAAGTGGGGTTTATTTTATAAAGTCATCGAGTGAAAGAGGAGCAGTAATTACTTCAAAAATCATAAAAGAATAAACTAAAGATGGAATTGGTAGTTTTAGTAGATAGAGATGATAATCAGTTGGGTTTGATGGAAAAGATGGAAGCGCATGAGAAGGGGCTTTTACATCGTGCATTTTCAGTTTTTTTATTCAATTCTAAAGGAGAAATGTTATTGCAACAACGAGCATTTTCTAAGTATCATTCAGGAGGGTTGTGGACCAATGCTTGTTGTAGTCATCCAAGAGATGGGGAAGACACGATTGCTGCAGCTCATAGGAGGCTGGAAGAAGAAATGGGGTTTGATTGTGAAATCAAAAAAGCGTTTCATTTTATTTATAAAAGTGCGTTGGATAATAACCTTACAGAGCATGAGTTAGATCATGTTTTTATTGGTCAATATGAAGGGGCTATTGTTCCCAATCCAGAAGAAGTGGAAAGTTATCAGTATGTGCCAGTTCCAGAACTTGTAAAGGATGTAGAGAATAACCCTCAAAATTATACAGAGTGGTTTAAAATTTGCTTAGAAGAAGTTTTAAATAGGGTTGAGATCTAATGTATTTAATTCGGGTTGTTTTTTTAAGTGCATTATTTGTAGTTTTTGTACATAGCTGTGCAACCGAAACGGTTTCAAAAACCTATGTTACCAATAAAGAACTGCCTAACGGTATATTGTTGTCGGTAGAAAAAACGAATACTGAGAATACACAGATAGGGATGTTTACGAAGCATAATTACGGAACAACCCATAGTTATTCATATAAAGTGATTGTGGAAGAGCTGGATGCCGTATGGGAGGGGAAGAGCGGAGAGCCTAAGAAGCTTGTTTTCTGTAAAGATTCATTGTTTTTGCTGTCGTATAAAGAAATGTTGTTTACCAATGATTCGTTGAGAAAAATAGATTCAACATTAGCTTATGAAAGTCATTATGAAGTCGTAGAAGAGTTCCAAAAATATGTCGATAATCGTTATTTCTTTAAGTTGTTTGGCGATGCATATTGGGTAAGCATTCCTTCTAGTTGTTATCAGTATAAAAAAAGCAGCTGTAAAGAGTATGATGTTCCAAACGACAATGAACTATCGTTAATCTTTTCAGAGTAGAAAAGGTCTGTTTTTAATTGTGGTCTTTTAATCTAGAAATAAAGATTTTATGATAAGAAAGTTAATAAGGTCACAATCTTTCTTTTCTTATTTGCTCTCAGTTATTTTTTGATTACTTTCGTGTGAAATCTTGAGTAGAATCATACAGAATAGCAGAATGAGCACGAAATATACTGAAAATACAGGGTTGAATTTACCTAACGTAGCAGAAGAAGTTTTAGAAAAATGGAAAAGAGAAAATACGTTTCAAGAGAGTATTCTTTCCAAAGATGAAAACAAACCATTTGTGTTTTTTGAGGGGCCACCTTCTGCAAATGGATTACCAGGTATTCATCATGTGATAGGGCGAACAGTAAAAGATATTTTCTGTCGTTATAAAACATTGAAAGGGTATCGCGTTAACCGAAAAGCTGGTTGGGATACACATGGACTGCCAGTAGAATTAAAAGTTGAAAAAGAATTAGGGATAACCAAAGAGGATATTGGTGTTAAGATTTCAGTAGATGATTATAACAAGGCTTGTCGAGAAGCAGTAATGCGTTATACCGATGTTTGGAATGATCTTACAGAAAAAATGGGGTATTGGGTAGATATGGAAAACCCATATATTACTTATGATAACAAATACATGGAGTCTGTATGGTGGTTGTTACAGCAAATCTACAATAAGGATTTAATGTATAAAGGTTACACTATACAGCCCTATTCTCCCAAGGCAGGAACAGGTTTGAGTTCCCATGAAATTAATCAACCAGGATGCTATAAAGATGTAAAAGATACAACCATTGTAGCTCAGTTTAAAGCTAAAGAAAATAATGTCTTACCAGAAAATACTTATTTCTTAGCTTGGACAACTACCCCTTGGACTTTGCCATCAAATACCGCATTGTGTGTTGGACCAAAAATAGAATATGTATTGGTTAAAACTTTTAACCAATATACTGGCGATGCTGTAAACTTAGTGTTGGCCAAACCGTTGGTTGGTAAACAGTTGTCTGGTAAATATATAAAGGCCAATGAAGAGGTGTCGATTGAAAGCTATCAACATGGAGATAAAAAAATTCCTTATGAGCTTATTCAAGAGTTTGTTGGCACAGATTTAGAGGGGATAGCCTATGAACAACTCTTGCCTTATGCATTGCCACATGAAACGCCAGAAAAAGCATTTCAAGTCATTACAGGTAGCTTTGTAACAACAGAAGATGGGACAGGTATTGTACATATTGCCCCAACTTTCGGAGCAGATGATGCTTTAGTTGCTAAAGAAGCCGGTGTTCCTCCAATGTTAGTGATGGATGAGCAGCAAAATTTAGTTCCTTTGGTGGATTTGCAAGGTCGATTTAGACCAGAAATGAAAGAATTGGCAGGGAAATATGTTAAAAATGAATATTACGAAGAGGGAGAAGCGCCAGAAAAATCTGTTGATGTTGAAATAGCGATTCAATTAAAAGAAGCTAATAAGGCATTTAAAGTAGAGAAGTACGAACACAGTTACCCACACTGTTGGAGAACAGATAAGCCAGTCTTGTATTATCCATTGGATAGTTGGTTTATCAAGATTTCTGAGGTGAAAAACAGAATGGTAGCGTTGAATAAAACCATTAATTGGAAGCCAAAGTCAACTGGAGAGGGACGTTTTGGTAATTGGCTAGAAAATGCAAATGATTGGAACTTATCACGTTCACGATATTGGGGAATTCCTATACCAGTATGGAGAACAGAAGACGGGAGTGAATCGATCTGTATAGGTTCAGTTAAAGAATTAAAAGAAGAAGTCGAAAAGTCAATAGCAGCTGGATTAATGACGGAAAACCCTTTTGCTCAATTTGATCCTTCTAATATGAGTGAAGAGAACTATAATACGTTTGATTTACACAAAAATTATGTAGATGCGATTACCTTAGTTTCTGCTAATGGGGTACCAATGAAAAGAGAGGCAGACCTCATTGATGTTTGGTTTGATTCTGGTTCGATGCCTATTGCTCAGCATCACTATCCTTTCGAGAATAAAGAGTTGATTGAAGATAAAGGTTTTGGTACTGCAGACTTTATTGCTGAGGGAGTTGATCAAACACGCGGATGGTTCTATACGCAACATGCGATATCAACTATGGTGTTTGATAAGGTAGCCTATAAAAATGTGATTTCTAATGGGTTGGTCTTAGATAAAAAGGGACAAAAAATGTCTAAACGTTTAGGTAATGGAGTAGACCCTTTTAAAACATTAAGTCAATATGGTCCAGATGCTACCCGTTGGTATATGATTACCAATGCACAACCATGGGATAACTTAAAGTTTGATGTTGATGGAATTGTTGAGGTACAACGTAAATTATTTGGAACACTATACAATACCTATGGATTCTTTGCGCTATATGCAAATATCGACGGTTTTGATTACAGTGAACCACAGATAACAAAAGAAAAACAACCAGAAATAGACCGTTGGATCATTTCGAAATTAAATTCTTTGGTTCGTGATGTGGATCAAGCATTCGAAACATACGAGCCAACCAAAGCAGGAAGGTTAATACAAGATTTTGTGACAGATCAATTGAGTAATTGGTATGTAAGATTATGTAGAAGACGTTTTTGGAAAGGAGATTATTCCGAAGATAAAATTTCAGCATATCAAACTTTGTATACTTGTTTAGAGACTGTGGCTGTTCTTGCATCGCCAATTGCACCTTTTTATGCAGATAAATTATTCTCGGAATTAAATGATGTAAGTAAAAAGCATCAGGTGAGCTCTGTACATTTAGCCAATTTCCCAGTTGTTCATACAGCATTGATAGATCAAGAGCTAGAAGAAAGAATGGATGTAGCTCAACGTGTATCGTCAATGGTATTAAGTATCCGAGCAAAGGAGAAAATCAAAGTAAGACAACCACTTCAAAAAATAATGGTTCCGATTTTAGATCATTCCTTTGAAAGTAGAATAAATTCTGTGGCAGATTTAATCCTTTCTGAAGTAAATGTTAAAGAATTAGAGCTGTTAAAAGATACAACAGGGGTATTGGTCAAAAAAATTAAACCTAATTTTAAAACCATTGGTAAAAAGTATGGAAAACAAATGAAAGCAATTATTGCTATGGTTAACCAATGGGAGCAAGAAGATATCGTTGCTGTAGAAAGTGCTAATGGCTGGAAAGGAGAAATTGATGGGCTTGAAGTAGAGTTGACAATTGAAGATTTTGAAATTTCAACCGATGATATTCCTGGATGGTTAGTGACAACAGAAGGCAACCTTACCGTTGCGTTAGATGTTACTATAACCGAAAGTTTAAAAGAAGAAGGGATTGCTAGAGAGTTTGTCAATAGAATTCAAAACCTAAGAAAAGAAAGTGGCTTAGAAGTTACAGATAAAATTAAATTAGAGATCAAATCGAATAAAGAAATAAATAAAGCTGTAGAAAAGAATTTAGACTATATTTGTTCTGAAACTCTAGCAAAATCTTTAAACTTGGTCGAGAAAATTAAAGAAGATGCTTTAGTTTTTGAAGTCGAAAAAGGTGTAAATGCAGCATTAACATTAGAAAAAA encodes:
- the idi gene encoding isopentenyl-diphosphate Delta-isomerase, which gives rise to MELVVLVDRDDNQLGLMEKMEAHEKGLLHRAFSVFLFNSKGEMLLQQRAFSKYHSGGLWTNACCSHPRDGEDTIAAAHRRLEEEMGFDCEIKKAFHFIYKSALDNNLTEHELDHVFIGQYEGAIVPNPEEVESYQYVPVPELVKDVENNPQNYTEWFKICLEEVLNRVEI
- a CDS encoding T9SS type A sorting domain-containing protein, whose product is MKQIVLIMLINLIGVVVYSQVSNNVEPRGWRVLKSEGIPTYQLPSIDLEALKAEDVVNDQLPMPWRFGYKHEVDYRLSDGSWEELENGDQVWRVKFESKGALSLNVEFDRFYIPEGAALSIYDEDYQHVLGEYTAKQNQESRRFGTWLLEADNMIIEYYQPHTVSEEVELHIGAITHGYRNAASFKAQKNLNSSGNCNLDVDCSIGNDWAAHKDLNKKSVGLLLSGGSSFCSGALVNNTANDGKPYFLTANHCYSDPSLWSFRFEWISPNPVCATTTQSSNGPTTKTISGATLRAKSANTDFCLVEINSPIPTSWDLTWAGWDKTDNFPTYVVGIHHPAGDIMKVCRDDTGPIKAANAGAQTWEITSAGDGWEMGVTEGGSSGSPLFDQDGRVIGQLYGGGAACSGVVDNDLHDYYGRFGVSWDGASASERLKDWLDPSNSNVSILDAYPPLQVYALDAGVSVLFPEEECAQTSLTPSIKLRNAGTTTLTSATIVWTFNGGASSTINWAGSLAQGQTEDISLGSLSSGNNDYTIVATVSSPNGGIDENSNNDTVSSTYTLSANSFGTTKVYLDVLTDNYSNETTWEFRNANGTVIQTGGPYTNDNAHYLDTFNVSVNECYEFEIFDSEADGICCFFGSGSYELKTDNNTIISQGGEFGANELTEFTVSSTSAINEEKGKGIIIYPNPVDEQLNLVSDEVGVHTYTIYNAVGQIVVAGSFVSAVQIDVANYPSGVYFIKSSSERGAVITSKIIKE
- the ileS gene encoding isoleucine--tRNA ligase, with the protein product MSTKYTENTGLNLPNVAEEVLEKWKRENTFQESILSKDENKPFVFFEGPPSANGLPGIHHVIGRTVKDIFCRYKTLKGYRVNRKAGWDTHGLPVELKVEKELGITKEDIGVKISVDDYNKACREAVMRYTDVWNDLTEKMGYWVDMENPYITYDNKYMESVWWLLQQIYNKDLMYKGYTIQPYSPKAGTGLSSHEINQPGCYKDVKDTTIVAQFKAKENNVLPENTYFLAWTTTPWTLPSNTALCVGPKIEYVLVKTFNQYTGDAVNLVLAKPLVGKQLSGKYIKANEEVSIESYQHGDKKIPYELIQEFVGTDLEGIAYEQLLPYALPHETPEKAFQVITGSFVTTEDGTGIVHIAPTFGADDALVAKEAGVPPMLVMDEQQNLVPLVDLQGRFRPEMKELAGKYVKNEYYEEGEAPEKSVDVEIAIQLKEANKAFKVEKYEHSYPHCWRTDKPVLYYPLDSWFIKISEVKNRMVALNKTINWKPKSTGEGRFGNWLENANDWNLSRSRYWGIPIPVWRTEDGSESICIGSVKELKEEVEKSIAAGLMTENPFAQFDPSNMSEENYNTFDLHKNYVDAITLVSANGVPMKREADLIDVWFDSGSMPIAQHHYPFENKELIEDKGFGTADFIAEGVDQTRGWFYTQHAISTMVFDKVAYKNVISNGLVLDKKGQKMSKRLGNGVDPFKTLSQYGPDATRWYMITNAQPWDNLKFDVDGIVEVQRKLFGTLYNTYGFFALYANIDGFDYSEPQITKEKQPEIDRWIISKLNSLVRDVDQAFETYEPTKAGRLIQDFVTDQLSNWYVRLCRRRFWKGDYSEDKISAYQTLYTCLETVAVLASPIAPFYADKLFSELNDVSKKHQVSSVHLANFPVVHTALIDQELEERMDVAQRVSSMVLSIRAKEKIKVRQPLQKIMVPILDHSFESRINSVADLILSEVNVKELELLKDTTGVLVKKIKPNFKTIGKKYGKQMKAIIAMVNQWEQEDIVAVESANGWKGEIDGLEVELTIEDFEISTDDIPGWLVTTEGNLTVALDVTITESLKEEGIAREFVNRIQNLRKESGLEVTDKIKLEIKSNKEINKAVEKNLDYICSETLAKSLNLVEKIKEDALVFEVEKGVNAALTLEKI